One Carassius auratus strain Wakin chromosome 3, ASM336829v1, whole genome shotgun sequence genomic region harbors:
- the LOC113042248 gene encoding calmodulin-regulated spectrin-associated protein 3-like isoform X3, which produces MVDSNAMRKTFVVPDIKPLDQYDLTRARICASVGWLLGKSYGNAENVPVELRDPFYCDQYEQEHLKPPVTRLLLSPELYCRTYGLLLGGSPGAEGPPKDIPALLQVLGRKGLAPKDQNAPVTEAELRQKPIKMSAHLELIDALMAVGAMEMVSRVLASGGSELLGTDASWDRALLYWVNTLNQKLKEQTEGTLNDASQPSTEPQPVQPSCPTRWYWKLVPILYRKDRMQSKLKPYFPVVNEVKDLSNGCAIAAVIHYYCPGLLRLEDVCMKDSMSVADSLYNLQLIREFCDSCLKSCCPLALEDLLYSPAELKTNILSFLAELLYWFEVSKPEFVQPLQDSELTETSGRTGNGNSGSSNSGSPSIFKRPFLPISSPVTAATGSLTQSTSMSHVETAGRTWTKKPLSIPFGLDSDVDIVMGNPVITRSVSSDNLNPAGQSMTREPYTPPEDLSHLLSKAPGPNGPQRASWATQTRPLLAEENGIDDSETGELPTIEEALQIIHNEEKMEPRLHPDGAPDGFYLHSLDDPANARLNGSPVTLSSSAPSRSGMLYNRSSGIPPEPSRTRHPSEGSRDDDSVLRDGSMDSDASEDLPKIHSTPATPASGPRITEPRCVKTPESGVRMTNFAERKKKLVPEQVQPSEPQVPQMTTWAKKLEESPSKSPAVSTEMSELGARLEEKRKAIEAQKKRIEAIFAKHRQRLGKSAFLQLKKEQEDGDGEEGRQGEVGTSSIENDLSRLALEEKLARLESEEEQDEQQQEQLKKGPSVEEEGNIKSHVQQDNPVEKEKAGVGIPGGKETAPLGNYNNAVSKLSAALNSLQNDMQRLSEQQNQLMKKKVAPNIQASGVPPSPKPSTAASSRLSRESNRNLSSASSSPSPSRKIANHTAPPKSPSSHRRAQSAPPKSPKLHHPRPAELKTPASTRVITLPQNVDNIPHLRRVSPWQCRDQNSSSFSIGTSSQSESRSASSLARTEDNISDTGSSEDHTIFSMELDSGSSQVLARKDRQGGGSSSGAPSECSFESDLPAAGFNGKHKSLIEISLSSLKALEGEGADQSQDNFSDSMSDQTEPEISGGVGFFFKQDEARPEDEMERRRAALLEKQQKRAEEIKRRRQEQEREREPSRSSSMDESRRGEERPQTPSTPPPPRTPPPEGTPQRRGDFTRQEYERRHQLKIMEDLDKVLRQKPTTVRGVKKQRPKTVFRDDSDLSRSPAKGFMGSRLNKVYSHSTTNLSSMANDNGTLTVRKSPSRSHSPSRLLSPGRLAAQNGDWENESTISSAASIPEYTGPKLYKEPSFKSNKFIIHNAISRCCLAGKVNEPQKNKIVEEMEKSPANHFLILFRDASCQFRAVYTMNPETEEMVRLVGVGPRVINLTMVESIYKYSSDRKQFTTIPSKTMSMSVDAFTIPGHLWERKRPGTPKKLGTPK; this is translated from the exons AGTGCCCACTTGGAGTTGATAGATGCCTTAATGGCAGTGGGTGCCATGGAGATGGTAAGCAGAGTCTTGGCGAGCGGCGGATCAGAGCTGCTTGGTACAGATGCATCCTGGGACAGAGCCCTGCTCTACTGGGTGAACACG CTAAACCAAAAACTGAAGGAACAAACAGAAGGTACACTAAACGATGCATCTCAGCCTAGTACTGAACCACAGCCTGTTCAACCTTCG TGTCCCACCCGCTGGTACTGGAAACTTGTTCCT aTCCTTTACAGGAAGGACAGGATGCAGTCTAAACTCAAACCCTATTTTCCTGTGGTGAATGAAGTGAAGGATCTCTCGAACGGATGTGCTATTGCTGCTGTTATTCACTATTACTGTCCTGGGCTTCTGAGATTAGAGG ACGTATGTATGAAGGACTCGATGTCTGTGGCTGACAGCCTGTACAACCTACAGCTGATTCGAGAGTTCTGTGACAGCTGTTTAAAGAGCTGCTGCCCTCTAGCGTTGGAGGATTTGCTCTACAGCCCAGCAGAATTAAAG ACAAACATACTGAGCTTTCTGGCAGAGCTCTTGTATTGGTTCGAGGTCTCAAAGCCAGAGTTTGTTCAGCCTCTCCAGGACTCTGAGCTCACTG AAACATCTGGAAGGACCGGCAATGGCAACAGTGGGTCAAGCAATAG TGGTTCTCCATCTATCTTCAAGAGGCCTTTCCTGCCCATCTCTTCCCCTGTGACTGCAGCAACAG GATCTCTGACTCAGTCTACCTCAATGTCTCATGTAGAGACAGCAGGACGAACGTGGACTAAGAAACCACTAAG TATTCCTTTTGGACTGGATAGTGATGTGGACATTGTGATGGGGAACCCGGTTATAACTCGGTCTGTCAGTTCGGACAATCTTAATCCTGCTGGTCAATCCATGACACGTGAACCCTACACGCCTCCAGAGGACCTCAGCCACTTGCTCAGTAAGGCTCCTGGGCCTAATGGCCCTCAAAGAGCTTCCTGGGCCACTCAAACTCGTCCATTGCTGGCTGAAGAGAACGGCATTGATGATAGTGAAACAGGAGAGCTACCAACAATTGAAGAGGCACTGCAGATCATCCACAACGAGGAGAAGATGGAGCCTCGCCTTCACCCGGACGGGGCTCCCGATGGTTTCTACCTGCATTCACTGGATGATCCAGCAAATGCTAGACTCAATGGGAGCCCAGTGACACTCAGCTCTTCAGCACCATCCCGTTCAGGAATGCTCTACAACCGATCCTCAGGAATCCCACCAGAGCCCAGCCGCACCAGACACCCCTCAGAGGGATCCAGAGATGACGACTCCGTGTTAAGAGATGGAAGCATGGATTCAGATGCCTCAGAAGATCTTCCAAAAATTCATTCAACCCCTGCCACACCCGCTTCGGGTCCTCGCATAACAGAACCACGTTGTGTAAAGACACCGGAAAGCGGTGTTAGGATGACCAATTTTGCCGAACGGAAGAAGAAACTTGTTCCAGAGCAGGTACAACCCAGTGAACCACAGGTACCACAAATGACTACATGGGCCAAGAAATTAGAAGAGAGTCCCAGTAAGAGTCCTGCTGTCAGCACTGAAATGTCAGAGCTGGGGGCGAGGCTGGAGGAGAAGCGGAAGGCCATTGAGGCACAGAAGAAACGTATAGAAGCCATCTTTGCCAAACACAGGCAGCGGCTGGGCAAAAGTGCCTTCCTACAGTTAAAGAAGGAGCAGGAGGATGGGGATGGTGAGGAAGGACGTCAAGGGGAGGTTGGCACCTCCTCCATAGAAAATGACCTCAGCCGTTTGGCACTGGAGGAGAAACTGGCACGTTTAGAGAGCGAGGAGGAGCAGGATGAGCAACAGCAGGAACAGTTGAAAAAGGGCCCCTCTGTAGAAGAAGAGGGGAATATCAAGTCCCATGTCCAACAGGACAATCCAGTAGAGAAAGAAAAAGCTGGAGTAGGAATTCCTGGAGGAAAAGAAACGGCCCCACTGGGAAATTACAACAACGCTGTGTCTAAACTAAGTGCTGCTCTCAATTCTCTCCAAAATGATATGCAGCGTCTCTCGGAGCAGCAGAACCAGCTGATGAAGAAGAAGGTAGCTCCTAACATCCAGGCCAGTGGCGTCCCACCCAGCCCCAAACCCTCAACAGCTGCATCTTCTCGTTTGTCAAGAGAGTCCAATCGCAACCTCTCCTCTGCCTCCTCCTCTCCTTCCCCATCTCGCAAGATTGCAAATCACACCGCTCCCCCCAAATCACCATCATCCCACCGTAGGGCACAGTCTGCACCTCCAAAGAGCCCCAAACTGCATCACCCTCGACCTGCAGAGCTCAAGACTCCTGCTTCAACAAGAGTTATAACTCTCCCTCAAAATGTGGACAACATTCCTCATTTGCGAAGAGTGTCCCCGTGGCAATGCAGGGATCAGAACTCATCCTCTTTCAGCATAGGTACCTCCAGTCAGAGTGAGTCCCGCTCAGCTTCGTCCCTGGCTAGAACAGAGGACAACATTTCAGACACAGGCTCCAGTGAGGACCATACAATCTTCAGTATGGAACTGGATAGCGGATCTTCACAGGTTCTGGCCCGAAAGGATCGCCAGGGGGGCGGCAGCAGCTCAGGAGCTCCTTCCGAGTGCTCCTTTGAGAGTGACCTTCCTGCAGCAGGTTTCAATGGCAAGCACAAAAGCCTTATCGAGATCTCGCTGTCCTCCCTCAAAGCATTGGAGGGTGAAGGAGCCGATCAGAGCCAGGATAACTTCTCAGATTCAATGAGTGACCAAACAGAGCCAGAAATTAGTGGTGGAGTTGGATTCTTCTTTAAG CAGGATGAAGCTCGACCTGAGGATGAGATGGAGAGGAGAAGAGCAGCATTACTTGAGAAACAACAAAAGAGAGCAGAGGAGATCAAGAGACGAAGACAGgagcaagaaagagagagggagccAAG TAGGTCATCTTCAATGGATGAGTCtcgcagaggagaggagagacccCAAACTCCTTCTACCCCTCCGCCTCCACGCACCCCTCCACCAGAGGGCACTCCTCAGCGGCGTGGAGACTTCACCCGCCAGGAGTATGAACGGCGACATCAGCTAAAAATAATGGAGGATCTAGATAAAGTACTCCGCCAGAAACCCACTACAGTTAGAGGCGTCAAGAAGCAGAGGCCCAAAACAGTGTTTAGAGATGACTCTGACCTCTCCCGCAGCCCAGCCAAAGGGTTTATGG GTTCTAGACTAAATAAAGTTTACTCCCATTCAACAACGAATCTGTCCTCCATGGCCAATGACAATGGGACGCTAACTGTCAGAAAATCTCCAAG TCGTTCTCATTCACCATCCAGACTGCTGTCTCCAGGCCGTCTTGCTGCACAGAATGGGGACTGGGAAAATGAATCTACTATTTCATCCGCAGCCTCCATCCCAGAATATACTG GACCGAAACTCTACAAGGAGCCAAGCTTCAAGTCCAATAAGTTCATTATCCATAATGCCATCTCTCGCTGTTGTTTGGCAGGCAAGGTCAACGAACCGCAGAAAAACAAGATTGTAGAG GAAATGGAGAAAAGCCCTGCAAACCATTTCCTCATTCTGTTTCGGGACGCCAGCTGTCAATTCCGGGCAGTTTACACCATGAACCCTGAGACAGAGGAGATGGTTCGACTCGTAGGTGTCGGGCCACGTGTTATCAATCTCACTATGGTGGAATCGATTTACAAGTACAGCTCTGACCGTAAGCAGTTTACAACTATCCCGTCCAAGACCATGTCCATGAGTGTGGATGCCTTTACCATTCCCGGCCACCTATGGGAGCGTAAGCGCCCGGGAACCCCAAAGAAGCTCGGGACCCCAAAATAA
- the LOC113042248 gene encoding calmodulin-regulated spectrin-associated protein 3-like isoform X2, translating to MVDSNAMRKTFVVPDIKPLDQYDLTRARICASVGWLLGKSYGNAENVPVELRDPFYCDQYEQEHLKPPVTRLLLSPELYCRTYGLLLGGSPGAEGPPKDIPALLQVLGRKGLAPKDQNAPVTEAELRQKPIKMSAHLELIDALMAVGAMEMVSRVLASGGSELLGTDASWDRALLYWVNTLNQKLKEQTEGTLNDASQPSTEPQPVQPSCPTRWYWKLVPILYRKDRMQSKLKPYFPVVNEVKDLSNGCAIAAVIHYYCPGLLRLEDVCMKDSMSVADSLYNLQLIREFCDSCLKSCCPLALEDLLYSPAELKTNILSFLAELLYWFEVSKPEFVQPLQDSELTETSGRTGNGNSGSSNSGSPSIFKRPFLPISSPVTAATGSLTQSTSMSHVETAGRTWTKKPLSRPLSAVSFSIPFGLDSDVDIVMGNPVITRSVSSDNLNPAGQSMTREPYTPPEDLSHLLSKAPGPNGPQRASWATQTRPLLAEENGIDDSETGELPTIEEALQIIHNEEKMEPRLHPDGAPDGFYLHSLDDPANARLNGSPVTLSSSAPSRSGMLYNRSSGIPPEPSRTRHPSEGSRDDDSVLRDGSMDSDASEDLPKIHSTPATPASGPRITEPRCVKTPESGVRMTNFAERKKKLVPEQVQPSEPQVPQMTTWAKKLEESPSKSPAVSTEMSELGARLEEKRKAIEAQKKRIEAIFAKHRQRLGKSAFLQLKKEQEDGDGEEGRQGEVGTSSIENDLSRLALEEKLARLESEEEQDEQQQEQLKKGPSVEEEGNIKSHVQQDNPVEKEKAGVGIPGGKETAPLGNYNNAVSKLSAALNSLQNDMQRLSEQQNQLMKKKVAPNIQASGVPPSPKPSTAASSRLSRESNRNLSSASSSPSPSRKIANHTAPPKSPSSHRRAQSAPPKSPKLHHPRPAELKTPASTRVITLPQNVDNIPHLRRVSPWQCRDQNSSSFSIGTSSQSESRSASSLARTEDNISDTGSSEDHTIFSMELDSGSSQVLARKDRQGGGSSSGAPSECSFESDLPAAGFNGKHKSLIEISLSSLKALEGEGADQSQDNFSDSMSDQTEPEISGGVGFFFKDEARPEDEMERRRAALLEKQQKRAEEIKRRRQEQEREREPSRSSSMDESRRGEERPQTPSTPPPPRTPPPEGTPQRRGDFTRQEYERRHQLKIMEDLDKVLRQKPTTVRGVKKQRPKTVFRDDSDLSRSPAKGFMGSRLNKVYSHSTTNLSSMANDNGTLTVRKSPSRSHSPSRLLSPGRLAAQNGDWENESTISSAASIPEYTGPKLYKEPSFKSNKFIIHNAISRCCLAGKVNEPQKNKIVEEMEKSPANHFLILFRDASCQFRAVYTMNPETEEMVRLVGVGPRVINLTMVESIYKYSSDRKQFTTIPSKTMSMSVDAFTIPGHLWERKRPGTPKKLGTPK from the exons AGTGCCCACTTGGAGTTGATAGATGCCTTAATGGCAGTGGGTGCCATGGAGATGGTAAGCAGAGTCTTGGCGAGCGGCGGATCAGAGCTGCTTGGTACAGATGCATCCTGGGACAGAGCCCTGCTCTACTGGGTGAACACG CTAAACCAAAAACTGAAGGAACAAACAGAAGGTACACTAAACGATGCATCTCAGCCTAGTACTGAACCACAGCCTGTTCAACCTTCG TGTCCCACCCGCTGGTACTGGAAACTTGTTCCT aTCCTTTACAGGAAGGACAGGATGCAGTCTAAACTCAAACCCTATTTTCCTGTGGTGAATGAAGTGAAGGATCTCTCGAACGGATGTGCTATTGCTGCTGTTATTCACTATTACTGTCCTGGGCTTCTGAGATTAGAGG ACGTATGTATGAAGGACTCGATGTCTGTGGCTGACAGCCTGTACAACCTACAGCTGATTCGAGAGTTCTGTGACAGCTGTTTAAAGAGCTGCTGCCCTCTAGCGTTGGAGGATTTGCTCTACAGCCCAGCAGAATTAAAG ACAAACATACTGAGCTTTCTGGCAGAGCTCTTGTATTGGTTCGAGGTCTCAAAGCCAGAGTTTGTTCAGCCTCTCCAGGACTCTGAGCTCACTG AAACATCTGGAAGGACCGGCAATGGCAACAGTGGGTCAAGCAATAG TGGTTCTCCATCTATCTTCAAGAGGCCTTTCCTGCCCATCTCTTCCCCTGTGACTGCAGCAACAG GATCTCTGACTCAGTCTACCTCAATGTCTCATGTAGAGACAGCAGGACGAACGTGGACTAAGAAACCACTAAG CCGTCCCTTGTCTGCTGTGTCCTTTAGTATTCCTTTTGGACTGGATAGTGATGTGGACATTGTGATGGGGAACCCGGTTATAACTCGGTCTGTCAGTTCGGACAATCTTAATCCTGCTGGTCAATCCATGACACGTGAACCCTACACGCCTCCAGAGGACCTCAGCCACTTGCTCAGTAAGGCTCCTGGGCCTAATGGCCCTCAAAGAGCTTCCTGGGCCACTCAAACTCGTCCATTGCTGGCTGAAGAGAACGGCATTGATGATAGTGAAACAGGAGAGCTACCAACAATTGAAGAGGCACTGCAGATCATCCACAACGAGGAGAAGATGGAGCCTCGCCTTCACCCGGACGGGGCTCCCGATGGTTTCTACCTGCATTCACTGGATGATCCAGCAAATGCTAGACTCAATGGGAGCCCAGTGACACTCAGCTCTTCAGCACCATCCCGTTCAGGAATGCTCTACAACCGATCCTCAGGAATCCCACCAGAGCCCAGCCGCACCAGACACCCCTCAGAGGGATCCAGAGATGACGACTCCGTGTTAAGAGATGGAAGCATGGATTCAGATGCCTCAGAAGATCTTCCAAAAATTCATTCAACCCCTGCCACACCCGCTTCGGGTCCTCGCATAACAGAACCACGTTGTGTAAAGACACCGGAAAGCGGTGTTAGGATGACCAATTTTGCCGAACGGAAGAAGAAACTTGTTCCAGAGCAGGTACAACCCAGTGAACCACAGGTACCACAAATGACTACATGGGCCAAGAAATTAGAAGAGAGTCCCAGTAAGAGTCCTGCTGTCAGCACTGAAATGTCAGAGCTGGGGGCGAGGCTGGAGGAGAAGCGGAAGGCCATTGAGGCACAGAAGAAACGTATAGAAGCCATCTTTGCCAAACACAGGCAGCGGCTGGGCAAAAGTGCCTTCCTACAGTTAAAGAAGGAGCAGGAGGATGGGGATGGTGAGGAAGGACGTCAAGGGGAGGTTGGCACCTCCTCCATAGAAAATGACCTCAGCCGTTTGGCACTGGAGGAGAAACTGGCACGTTTAGAGAGCGAGGAGGAGCAGGATGAGCAACAGCAGGAACAGTTGAAAAAGGGCCCCTCTGTAGAAGAAGAGGGGAATATCAAGTCCCATGTCCAACAGGACAATCCAGTAGAGAAAGAAAAAGCTGGAGTAGGAATTCCTGGAGGAAAAGAAACGGCCCCACTGGGAAATTACAACAACGCTGTGTCTAAACTAAGTGCTGCTCTCAATTCTCTCCAAAATGATATGCAGCGTCTCTCGGAGCAGCAGAACCAGCTGATGAAGAAGAAGGTAGCTCCTAACATCCAGGCCAGTGGCGTCCCACCCAGCCCCAAACCCTCAACAGCTGCATCTTCTCGTTTGTCAAGAGAGTCCAATCGCAACCTCTCCTCTGCCTCCTCCTCTCCTTCCCCATCTCGCAAGATTGCAAATCACACCGCTCCCCCCAAATCACCATCATCCCACCGTAGGGCACAGTCTGCACCTCCAAAGAGCCCCAAACTGCATCACCCTCGACCTGCAGAGCTCAAGACTCCTGCTTCAACAAGAGTTATAACTCTCCCTCAAAATGTGGACAACATTCCTCATTTGCGAAGAGTGTCCCCGTGGCAATGCAGGGATCAGAACTCATCCTCTTTCAGCATAGGTACCTCCAGTCAGAGTGAGTCCCGCTCAGCTTCGTCCCTGGCTAGAACAGAGGACAACATTTCAGACACAGGCTCCAGTGAGGACCATACAATCTTCAGTATGGAACTGGATAGCGGATCTTCACAGGTTCTGGCCCGAAAGGATCGCCAGGGGGGCGGCAGCAGCTCAGGAGCTCCTTCCGAGTGCTCCTTTGAGAGTGACCTTCCTGCAGCAGGTTTCAATGGCAAGCACAAAAGCCTTATCGAGATCTCGCTGTCCTCCCTCAAAGCATTGGAGGGTGAAGGAGCCGATCAGAGCCAGGATAACTTCTCAGATTCAATGAGTGACCAAACAGAGCCAGAAATTAGTGGTGGAGTTGGATTCTTCTTTAAG GATGAAGCTCGACCTGAGGATGAGATGGAGAGGAGAAGAGCAGCATTACTTGAGAAACAACAAAAGAGAGCAGAGGAGATCAAGAGACGAAGACAGgagcaagaaagagagagggagccAAG TAGGTCATCTTCAATGGATGAGTCtcgcagaggagaggagagacccCAAACTCCTTCTACCCCTCCGCCTCCACGCACCCCTCCACCAGAGGGCACTCCTCAGCGGCGTGGAGACTTCACCCGCCAGGAGTATGAACGGCGACATCAGCTAAAAATAATGGAGGATCTAGATAAAGTACTCCGCCAGAAACCCACTACAGTTAGAGGCGTCAAGAAGCAGAGGCCCAAAACAGTGTTTAGAGATGACTCTGACCTCTCCCGCAGCCCAGCCAAAGGGTTTATGG GTTCTAGACTAAATAAAGTTTACTCCCATTCAACAACGAATCTGTCCTCCATGGCCAATGACAATGGGACGCTAACTGTCAGAAAATCTCCAAG TCGTTCTCATTCACCATCCAGACTGCTGTCTCCAGGCCGTCTTGCTGCACAGAATGGGGACTGGGAAAATGAATCTACTATTTCATCCGCAGCCTCCATCCCAGAATATACTG GACCGAAACTCTACAAGGAGCCAAGCTTCAAGTCCAATAAGTTCATTATCCATAATGCCATCTCTCGCTGTTGTTTGGCAGGCAAGGTCAACGAACCGCAGAAAAACAAGATTGTAGAG GAAATGGAGAAAAGCCCTGCAAACCATTTCCTCATTCTGTTTCGGGACGCCAGCTGTCAATTCCGGGCAGTTTACACCATGAACCCTGAGACAGAGGAGATGGTTCGACTCGTAGGTGTCGGGCCACGTGTTATCAATCTCACTATGGTGGAATCGATTTACAAGTACAGCTCTGACCGTAAGCAGTTTACAACTATCCCGTCCAAGACCATGTCCATGAGTGTGGATGCCTTTACCATTCCCGGCCACCTATGGGAGCGTAAGCGCCCGGGAACCCCAAAGAAGCTCGGGACCCCAAAATAA